CTTGgcctttttaatcttttatctttttctttttcctcaacAGGTAAAACAACTCACAAGCCCATATGAGAATGAACCCATGAACTCACCCTCTGCCCCTTGTTTTATAGGGTGAGGAGGTATCACTAGGTCCAAAGCCCATTGGCAAAAATACCCAGTAAATTTCAGCAATAAAACCTTAGCCTTATCGAACCACTCCCAAGCTACAAGCCGAAAGCACAACCCAAACCCTACAGTCACAAATTTCCGTAAACTTAGCCCACCGCCTACACATACATAGACAGGTATCTCAGTATAATGTTCTCCTCACGTATCCATTTTTCCTTTGTACAAGTATCCAACCTCAACATCCAAAAAAAGTTCACTTAGCACAAATATGGTTCATCTTTATTGCATTACTTCACATCAGGCATGCATCTTAGTAACGTAGAATAGTATAAATCTCTAAACTTCTCAAGTGCACACATcaatggaaaaattaaacgaTAAAGGTCACTTTTGCTAGCTCAATCGCCGTGCATGATACTGTAAAGCAACAAGACAAATTCACTGCCTCATACCATTCCGTAAACCTTTTTACTCAATAACATGTATAATAGTgcttttttcttccaaaaccaagaaaacaGGTTCAAAGATATTAACAACCCAGGTGacttttcctccaaactgaacACACTAAAACAAATAGCCTATCCATGAATTCCgagcaaaaaaacaaactttAAATTCAACTTAACCATTTCCATGAAGAAAAAAGGCTTATTTCCTCAAAACTCTATCGCTCACTATTTCCATCTCAGAAAGCAAATCCACATCACCTCCTTAATTCAACTTCACAAACCAAACCAAATCCCAGTAACTAAACAAGATCTCATCTCGAATCCAAAAAATTCACTCAAATACTAACCAAACCAAACAGTTAAACAAAAATTCCAAACCGGACTAAGAAGCTAACCAGATTGCTATTACAGCGATCGAGATCCAAGCACTTGACGGCCACGACGTCGTTGAAAGGAAGATAGATTGCTCTGTAGACAGTAGCGCTCGCTCCATACCCTACCACTTCTAGAATCTTGTAGTCGTTGTGATTCGCTGAGTAAGTCCTCTGATTACCTCCCGTCCGCCCCATTCTGTACAATACCACCCGAAAAACCGCCTAACTAGATCGAAAAACCGCTCTTCTCAGCTCTCAGAAATCCTGTCGCTTGCGCTGTGAGTGACAGCGTTCACGGTGTATCTGTTTGGTGAAGCATCGAGCCGTTGACCGCCATGGGAAGCGATATACAGAGAGATTGGACTACTGGCTGGGGATGGGAAATAGTAAgcgagagacacagagagagagagagagagaggtttgtGTGGGTGCTGACGTGTCGGAGAGTTGCTGGGTCATCGTGATGTTGACACGTGGGTGCGTTGTCCATAACGACGGCTGGGACCCCCGTTTGCCGCGCGCTCTTCCAGCATGCAAGTGCTACGGAGCATCATCGAGGGATGTTACCGTAAGACCGTTCTCATGTACGATTTTTCAAACTTTTCTCTAAAAAGAAATCTTAAaatcttaatcattatttttaattaaattattttcataaaatcttactgattttttcaattaaaatttgagtGACGATTCATCCACACCAACTATAATAAGGGTTgttctaataaattaaaaaaaaaaactataataagGGTAATCGCCATTTCAAgttgaaatagaaaataattattttacgatttatattttattttattgcttttaataatatacatatcgtcatattatttaaaaaaatttaaacgatGTGATAATATATTCACCGCatgacattatatatattattatatttataaaataaaatcttatggCTACTCTACTTATATCCAACTTAATAAATGGTTGCAATTCACACGccatatatttatttctttctttctaactCTACATACCATCCATTTGGCACAAAGGCAAGAGGTATAAACATGTAGGGAATATAATTTTCGTTTTAAGTTCTtaaatggacaaagtttttttctaaACTGAGTTaaactcattttattaaactgacatatatttttaaagcatATAATTCTTTAATacatgttttaaaataaatttgacaATCACATAATTTAAAGACACATATCATTATAATAGAGtagattaaataaaaaaaatttcaaccctTTCACGAAATGGTGGTCTTTTAATATTCATTAGTTATTGCAcggaatttttaattatttgtcttAACTCTTCATGCCTTATTAAATTACATATTGATTGACAAAATGTAAACCATAGAGTTAAAATAAGCAATTAATATTTATAGAACTTCATCATAAAATTACACTCTGTTTTGTGAATTCTATCATATAATTAGTTATGCtaatctcttctctctcttttttttttttcttttcttttttttttttaacttccaTTGATTTGTAATCAAAATGCTtaaagagagacagagagagagagatggggcAGAGGCTGCAGAGCTCACGGGAGATCAAAGTAGTTGAGCTTCACCATTAtactttttctcttgttagTACCTCCTCTAGTCAAATATTAGTAGCTTCCTGTTTACTTGTTTCAGCAATGCTGTAGAAGTCAAATTTTGCTGCCCGTGGCGGAGAAACCCGAATTTATTGGCATGGTGATTTTCTGTGGACAAACTTTTCCTGCAAAGTTGGGGGATTTTCTTTCCcataatttataaaagtaataTGTGCATATaaaatgcacatatttttttaatagtaagaacaaaagttgaaataaattttattaaaaattcatatgcatctcatatgttattaaaaacaataacacatgttatctttatagaccaatttgaaaaaaaaactctcattttaTGTCCCATTTTCTTGTTCCTTCAAAATATATGTCTATCACGCAAACCAGAGAGATAAAATCCtgtaaaatgaataaaaattaagcaaaagaGTTTGTCTAGTGTGCCATCGAAAAATAGCTCTGATGTCTAAGTCAGTAGAttcaaagaataataataacaaatctCACATATTTTTACCTATACAGAGGTTCCTTTATAGAGTAATATGTAGCAGTTAACTGCCAGTCGTGGTTCCGCAATTCTCAAGCATCCGTGCTTTCCGAGAATTTCGGGAAGTAGCCTCCAACTGATGGTCGTGGCTTGGTGTTGAGAAGACATATCTATTATTGGTATTGGACTTCCGAGATTCGTGGTGAGACCGTGATAAAGGCTTCTTGAATTCTCGGTAACTCCCGGTTTTTCCCAAAAGTATCGTTGGTGGTCTTAAACGATTCTTCAGTGTATGTGTTGGGCTCCACTAGCCCATAGAATCACTTAGGCCCTTGACATTTGACCGGCCCAATACCCAACACTTTGATAGTTTTCTTGAAAGCTTTGAAATTTTCTCGTAGTGCTGATTTTAGATTACATAATTTagttaaaagtgaaaaaatacaCTCATTTATAatctctttataaaaaaaatacactcaTTTATAAACGATTGTTCGGTGTATGTGTTGGGCTTCACTAGCCCATAGAATCCACTTAGGCCCTTGACATTTGACCGACCCGATACCCACcactttcataatttttttgaaagctTTGAAATTTTCTGATAGTGCTGATTTTAGTCTTTAGATCACATAATTTAGTTAAAAGTGGAAAAATACGCTCATTTATAACCTCTTTACGTTATCAAATAgccaataaacaaataaaaaacccGAATCCTATAagggtttgggcttatcggaTGCTTTACTAATATGAGTTTCTAGTTCTACCCAAAtaatttttctgttatttttcaAAAGGGTGTCTTCCAAAAGCATGACGAGGATCTAATTGTCTTGTTGTTGTGTGGTACTGGGATTTGTTAACTCCTCTACTATTTACTTACATGTTCATGTTGGGGTCGCCAAATGTCTGGTTGACTCGTGATCGACATGGATGAAACCCAGTGGGTCTTGTCATTGAGAGTCTTGTGTCCAGCGTATGTTCGTGTAGGGATGATAAGAAAGGATGGACAGGATGGCCCTGTTTGCCTAAGGAACAGAGCAGTATTGTAGTTTGAATGGTATTGTTCTAGTTACAGTATTAGTATTCTAAATGTACTGAAAAGCCCAtcttctattttcaaaaaactgaaaagccCTTCACGCACCCCAATAAGCTGCAGAAATTTATTCCTATCTAACCAAACCACCTCCCTAACTCCTCCTTCTCTTTCaacgaaaaattaaaaaacaaaaaacaaaactgcATCTACAGCTTCTTCTTATAGTAGGCTTCTCCCACaactcatctttctctttcaacaaaaaaaaaaaaaaaaaaaactgcatctACAACTTCTTCTTCTAGAACGCTTCTCCCACATCTCCTATTTCTCTCCTCCTTcaacgaaaaagaaaagaaaaaacaaaactgcATCTACAGCTTCTTCTTCCAGTAGCTTTCTCCCACAactcttctttctctcctctttcaacgaaaaagaaaaagaaaataaaataaaaatgcatctACAGCTTCTTCTTCTAGTAGACTTCTCCCACAACTCCTCattctctcctctttctttttaaacgaaaaaaaaaacaaacaaacaaacaaaactgtATCTACAGCTTTTTCTTCGATTGTAACAccccaagttctagaggtagagcgattgggagcaattgtaacatattaaaatttaaacaaaataaaaataattctccTAATATAAGATCATAACGTCACCagagtactataatttttaatttataaaatcacaaacacataatatgctagtattcaataatctcataagcaataaagttacaCCGTCTATGCTTAACCCAAGCTGTCTAGTCTATAGAATGGAGTCCCAGACACTTCTACTACTACTGCTCCTGCTAGTCTATAAAGCAGCGATAggatctttaacaactaagaggTCCACTGGTACCCATGTCTTCAATAtcacgatatatatatagagcaatctgaaaaaaaaaatgtatagggagaaggggtgagtttgacaactcagtaagtagccataACACCAaaatgctataaaacatgctatacaaatttttatgtcaaaatcTCTATTATGCACAATAACAATTTATGtagaataacataattaacaaaataagcaagatagttgcaaaatgagtaagcatttccttttactttcctttcaaaataattgttttaccctttgacccgaCACCACAAATTTACCGTGAGCGacgcacgttggcttgtcccgaaggacctatatgctcatcatGTTGTCACAGGGGAGAcctaccaggttgggaacttccctaggtgaaggccacctggccggtagcacacaccttctcctaaccgtccttcggtgtgcttgccatgctaccctatgcggtaccgatcgtcactataatcgtgtctcgggttaaacatttataaccatgaatgcacatataatatttcatatgatctgtaaactcatctgtaactgtatattgtgccatgaatgcacatatgacatttcatatgatttgtaaactcatctgtaactgtatactgtgtcatgaatgcacatataacatttcatatgatctgtaaactcatcTGTGCCATGAACTTTGaaagctcttttcattcataattgcagttatgcataaaatcatgaaatatggtaactgtatcacgtaaaattcttaaacaatgacatataaataaataaaactcgtcattaaaatatgaaaggaagtgcaattaaaaatcatgtaaattgattctttataaaatccccaatatttttctaaaatatttataataaaatttgttggggtttttggtgttgtggtcccttacctggcattgcatgcccttattttgaatccgcatccaactcacaattcctaCAACAGAGGTAAAAGGTATCTTAGTCATCAATTCGTTTTCAAGTCTTAATTATGCATCACTTTAGTTGCTAAGGATCATAACTCTAATTTCTATCGCACCTTCGTATATCCTTAGCCAAAAACATTATAGTGACATCAACCCTACCATACTTGATTTATATGCCTCACATAGAATTCTAATAATCAACTCCACTAAGGCCTTAATCTAAACAATTGCTTTAGACTAAAACACCGAGGTTAAAATATTCCTGTTACTTTAAAATCATCCGACTACAATTAACAGCTTAAGAAGTCTATCTAGTCATAATATCGCTCTCTTTCTAACTATTTAAGTTAGCAACTTACTCCCAATATCAAAAGCTtagaaacatttacaacaattattgtaattatatgACATATTAGCACCTAAACCCAATAAACACCAACTTCTATAGATCCCATAATAATTTATGGTCAATTAacactctaaaaaaaataattaaccccTCCAAATAGCAATTCAAGTGTTCATACACTTAAAGCTCTAATTAAATTATAGGAATTTAACTTCAtactaaaaataccataaaagatatgaaaatattaccttGGAGAGttctcattcatttttttttttttttgttcctatcttttcttctcttttctcttctctctttcttttctcctctctttcctttcttttccttcttccggatctcacgctcacttgagctgtgagcaATTGAGAGGATTTGCTCTCCTTAAATACCCACTGTATGTGGGACATTTTCCCTTGAGAGCTTGCCACATGTTTGTTCCACATGCATCCAATTCCTTCTAAAGCACAAGACAAGTGTCCACCAAGTGTCCCACATACATTCAATTTCCTCTAACCACAAGACAAGTGTCCAGGAATGTCTTAAGAAGATGACACCTTAGAACCCCAGGTGTTCACCGAGAAGACAAGGGCAACATGCTATATAACACCTGTACCTTTAGGTGTCAACCAAGCAACTTATCATGTAAGGCCATGTGACATCTTGAGCTTGATGACTTGCCAAACAAACTCCTAATGCATTTACATTAGAGCGTGATCATAAAACAATACAATTATTAatgaacctaaaccttttgactAACATATACCAAAAAATCGTGGCTTACAGACATCATTAATCCAtccaattaatttttcaaatcgtAGGTACTTCAACTACTCCACAGCTTAACCTATTAAACttggaaaaatcataactttttcaatttaactccaaataaCACGAAAtttggcttgaaattttcctcattcaaagaTGCACAACATATTCAAAAGTCATAGTAACCCATAAGTGtttggtacctcaaaagtcCCACGAAATCCTGTGCCTCTGTTTGACTGAAATTCTTGTTTTGACACttgaattttctaaaaatcataactctttcTACAAGTGTCCAAAAATCgtgaaaccacttttaaaatcttcatttctcatcattctataaggtcttaaaacagttttatttaaggtcactcattGAATTTTCGGAATCCAAAACAAATACACTAAAATTCTAACTAGCAATTTTCCATCATTTTTCACATTAAGTCTTATTTATCTAATttcatataaatcttaataaaattgcaaatcttCCCTATCCTTAATATTAAGATCATATTTATTCTAGATATAAATTTTGGAGTATTACATCGGCAGTGTTCCAAAACTCCTCTTTAtctttcaacaaaaaagaaaaagaagaaaaaaataggagATGGGCTTTTCAGATGGTTTGGTTGGATAGGAATAAAGCTTATTGGGGTGTGTGAGgggcttttcagtttttttttgaaaatatgagagGAGTTTTTCAGTATATCTACAGTATCAATACTGTAACTAAAACAGTACCGTTTCATTCCTCAAGGCAAACAGGGCCGATGAAATCAAAGGTAAAATTGCTCGATATTATTGTTGAAGTGATAGATGCAGTAAATGATCAATGCACAAACTTTTCTTATCTTTGAAGTGATAGCTTCGTGATTGACAACCATCACTATTCTTTTGCCTTCGAGAATTTTCTGTAATTGGGGTGCGCAtgtaaaaagaagagagagttgACAGGTCTATTTGTCTCTCTCACAACTTTTTCCAAATAACAAGTTAAAGGATAGCTGCAAGCTTTGAGTATGAATTTTTGTTAAACTGGAAGTGATACATATTTTAAGGGTATGCTTGTAAGTgcgtttttaaagaaataatttatatttttaaattaaattataattttagagtgtttagaattgtgtttttaaaaaagtatattttaaaatcaagaaaaaatttacaatttttataaGTTGACCAGagtgtttatttaaaaaaaatgcgaatttaaactaaagtcatgatttcgtttaaaaaaatatttggggcaATAGTTACCTATTTAGCCATGAAACtgtaattatatgctaatgttatccaaacactcaattgataaaaaaaatactttttaacatattttaccaaacacatgtgcgatttaaaaaaagaaaagaagaaaaaaaaaaagctatttcaaaaacacaatttttaaaatcacactccCAAACGAGCCCtaaaagtttattttcaaattatgtgttacaatctcatgagatttattattttaaatttttgagaaatatgtCATCAACTCATGAATAAAATTGGAACCAGTTCATTCCCAAGAGGTAACTTAATCGGCTGAAGATTACGTTTCATGAAGCGAAGATCAttgcttcaaattttttctccctattgaatattgatgaacatgtaagaaaaaaaaaataaaattaaaccagtcccttatattaaaataagggtagaattgtcatttttttttaattttttttattttttatacaattctACCCTTTTCTTGTCGGGACTGGGGATCCTTCTCTCATGGGAACATGGAAGGATCCTGTAATTTCTCTTTGGCTCTTATCACATATAGGAAAAAAGAATAAGTAGCATTATTGTAATTCAATAATCAACTTTGACATGATTGAGATAGGAGCCTAAATTGAATTTATACTTTTCCTTTTGTCAATCAGCAAATAACAAACAACAAATCAATCATGTTAAAATTGTTGCTTGATTAAGCATTTCAAAATTGGCCTtccaatataaataaataaataaataaaaactcattGATTCTTTACAATTCCGAGtagaaagaattttaaaaaacacaaataataataaaaataaaaataaaaatccctcATAATATTTTCCTGCCTTTCAATCTCTTAAGAGAAGCCTTAGAAACCAACAAGCCCACCCCCAAACACATGACCCAAATCCCCAAGTCAACGGCCCACCTCACTCCCTCCATGTCCATCTCGTCCTGCAAATCTCCACCGTCCGATCCGCTCTCCCCATCCTCCGCCCCCTCCCCACCACAACAGCAGCAGTACTCGTCCGATTCACTCCCCTCCTCTCTCGCTTCGGGAATCTCCTCCAACCTTCCACACCCCCTCCTCCTATTCTCCATCTTTCTCCTCCTCACCAACATATCCACCCTCTCACTCATCGCCACGTGTCCCTCAACAGCCACGTAGACCTCCGCCACGTCAGCCTCACTCCCACTCTCGCTCTCCACCGCGCACTTGCACTCCAATTTCCACTTCTGTCCCTCGTCCTTTCGAAAAATCCCCTTTACGACCCTCTCCTCCCTCAGGTACACCTCGAACCGTACCCCCTCGCCCGCCCGAACCGGCTCTCTGCTCCCGAACACCGCCTCCCCCTCCTTCGCCCGAGCCTTCACGACCCGATGCAGGGTCACGAAAGCGGGCGAGTCTGGTCGGACGCTCGCCCCGTTCACGTCGAGCGCCTGCTCGTTGATGCGAGGGAGGTAGAGGAGAGTTGCCGAGTCGGGTAAGGGCTTCCGTGCCGTGTCCAGACCCGAGAAGCGAACGAAGAAGGCTCGGATACTCAGGCGGCGTTCTCTGCCGTTGGATTGAAATCCGTGATAATCAGTCGACCTACACATCTTCTCGATGAAAATGAGGGTTCATCAATggcgttatatatatatatatagaaagagagaggcgGTAGCTTTTGTATTTGAGTTAGAATCGGGGGGTGGGGGAGCACACGGTTTGTGATGCTGACGTGGGCGACAT
This genomic interval from Corylus avellana chromosome ca3, CavTom2PMs-1.0 contains the following:
- the LOC132176159 gene encoding uncharacterized protein LOC132176159; this translates as MCRSTDYHGFQSNGRERRLSIRAFFVRFSGLDTARKPLPDSATLLYLPRINEQALDVNGASVRPDSPAFVTLHRVVKARAKEGEAVFGSREPVRAGEGVRFEVYLREERVVKGIFRKDEGQKWKLECKCAVESESGSEADVAEVYVAVEGHVAMSERVDMLVRRRKMENRRRGCGRLEEIPEAREEGSESDEYCCCCGGEGAEDGESGSDGGDLQDEMDMEGVRWAVDLGIWVMCLGVGLLVSKASLKRLKGRKIL